In one Siniperca chuatsi isolate FFG_IHB_CAS linkage group LG14, ASM2008510v1, whole genome shotgun sequence genomic region, the following are encoded:
- the pcf11 gene encoding pre-mRNA cleavage complex 2 protein Pcf11 isoform X5, which translates to MDCLLINGYGIYKAGVGFPGSFSSKMDDKAAREDACREYQSSLEDLTFNSKPHINMLTILAEENLNFAKDIVAIIEAQISKAPSTEKLPVLYLVDSIVKNVGGEYLAVFAKNLITSFICVFEKVDENTRKSLFKLRSTWDDVFPLKKLYALDVRVNSVDPAWPIKPLPPTASASIHVNPKFLKQSEEASSPLPVSAQPPAPVAPAPQPAPAVSQSSLTQEQLIRQQLLAKQKQLLELQQKKIELELEQTKAQLVGGFVLPTSTPVSTPAAPKPVSQTAPVVRPWIPPQTQTDTKPPTRDPRLNRTGPPAASQPKEHPAGKKADTTTTGSPAATPEKSSRPDKARIPRKDVSEEKPKSKSPSPLAKSVQSKNKQVEAEIQKSADGTKKDPRLRKRTQDKTGEAKDDELKEKKRCTDKKEREEAARAAEPARSSKGKLVNGSVTKHDREESAEKAEFKTGGNARTHARKRTRSRSRSRSPAASPKRKDRRSPKSRARSSSLSPSPSHKPGKPRRVRADELEHGKPSREDRLAPKKNQSESRRSKRPAEDRHSESRDSHSPRSHDGGSKETKDAPHRWRSGWEENKHLKLPEDSHAKPGPQRHKQYSTPTRPTTPRTPKHRLSVDANLQIPEVLNSASKKDLLRRASKRLESGEISQEDFLNMAHQIKHFFQYQEEKQQHSETWDGSGNFSGKKQPLLTTPPSAQPRPHDGMDAAELTYYEHKSKLRKTQVTHRAAGEEWEGEGSPDEAEEGGQSEKAGGRSAGHPPPHKYSRAPRDRQGEREWNSPLTERQRYDDREEQKSGYDAPRRYGPPADSRHPDPRRPEGPPPSGTVVHRNCPSPAGLDAPAPRFERERLSPLHQKDSAEVSPIARFESPNSEHSDDGPLNLDVPPPHPPPPPKSILKVPPRGGPLSSVRQHSDSPGHTPPHDGGHPPSRYDGHMGPSRPHPPGWYEGGGPGRYDDSSRFDKPHHQGPGRFDGGGPHHNMPERFDGPGQVDGPHMAHGPMRGGDGIGRFDGPPHPQGPGRFDGPIGQQPPVRFEGQGPGPGHFEGPMQRFNMAPGPGSGPMGFQQQRPMRFEGPPNQMGPMRFEGPGPMRFDGPVQPGPRFDIPNVPHQGAPPHYECAPGQQGPMRFAPQHNLQPPMRQMAPPIYENPMVPQQNFNMAPQRFPEPMNPQFPAGPMAFPAQPNLQQAGNFTMQQAPPFSQLAPAPFYSPAAPAVGMQQPVNMMTNLSQPFLPQNAVPFRPQTPQVVPPENHFGQVDVNDLLSKLISNGIIKPSQPDAAAPPADAESSSAAAPAAPPLEEEEEEEQEPEVEEEDVPDLTGFTIDDMKQRYESVVTKLYSGNQCCLCSMRFTAAQTDMYADHLDWHFRQNHAGKVASKKITHRRWYYTLRDWIEFEEIADLEERAKSHFFEKENEEEVQKSQAAAKEKEFQSVKATKDQVGELCEICQEPFETYWVEEEEDWFLKNAIRVDDKNFHPSCFEDYKNTSSYLDVTPSPNKVLADHPLSAFVKKEEEEEEDTSCAVAAASLKQEVESEAGELPDVKKEEQEVLTDEVQSDQNKQ; encoded by the exons ATGGACTGCCTGCTAATCAATGGTTATGGTATTTATAAGGCTGGTGTAGGTTTCCCCGGGTCGTTCAGCTCAAAGATGGACGACAAAGCAGCGAGGGAAGATGCCTGCCGAGAGTATCAGTCCTCGCTGGAAGACCTGACATTCAACAGCAAGCCGCACATCAACATGCTGACCATTCTGGCCGAGGAAAACCTCAACTTCGCCAAGGATATCGTCGCTATTATTGAAGCGCAAATAAGCAAG GCCCCATCTACCGAGAAGCTTCCAGTTTTGTACTTAGTGGATTCCATAGTGAAGAATGTTGGAGGAGAGTACCTTGCAGTGTTTGCTAAAAACCTAATCACTTCATTTATATGTGTCTTTGAAAAG GTGGATGAAAACACTAGAAAGAGTCTGTTCAAGTTACGATCGACGTGGGACGATGTGTTTCCTCTGAAGAAACTGTACGCGCTGGACGTCCGGGTCAACTCCGTGGACCCGGCCTGGCCCATCAAGCCGCTGCCGCCCACCGCCAGCGCCAGCATTCACGTCAACCCCAAGTTTTTAAAACAG TCTGAGGAGGCGTCCTCTCCGCTGCCTGTCTCCGCCCAGCCGCCGGCGCCGGTAGCGCCCGCTCCCCAGCCGGCCCCCGCCGTCAGCCAGTCCAGTCTGACCCAGGAGCAGCTGATCCGACAGCAGCTGCTGGCCAAACAGAAGCAGCTCCTGGAGCTCCAGCAGAAGAAGAtcgagctggagctggagcagACCAAAGCACAGCTG GTTGGTGGGTTTGTGTTACCAACATCGACTCCGGTCTCCACTCCAGCAGCACCGAAGCCCGTCAGCCAAACTGCTCCCGTGGTCCGGCCCTGGATCCCTCCTCAGACTCAGACAGACACCAAGCCGCCCACCAGAGACCCCCGTCTGAACCGCACCGGCCCCCCGGCTGCCTCCCAGCCCAAAGAACATCCTGCTGGGAAGAAAGCAGACACGACCACAACAGGAAGTCCTGCTGCGACACCTGAGAAATCCTCCCGGCCAGACAAGGCCAGGATCCCCAGGAAGGACGTGTCAGAGGAGAAGCCCAAGTCCAAGTCGCCGTCCCCGTTGGCCAAAAGTGTccagagcaaaaacaaacaggtggAGGCCGAGATTCAGAAGTCGGCGGACGGCACGAAGAAAGATCCCAGGCTGAGGAAACGCACGCAGGACAAGACCGGAGAGGCCAAAGACGACGAgctgaaggagaagaagagatgCACCGacaagaaggagagagaggaggcggCGCGCGCCGCAGAGCCGGCGAGGTCCAGCAAAGGGAAGCTGGTGAACGGCTCCGTGACCAAACACGACCGCGAGGAGTCCGCGGAGAAGGCCGAGTTCAAGACTGGAGGCAACGCCCGAACGCATGCCAGGAAACGCACCCGCTCGCGGTCCAGGTCGCGCTCCCCCGCCGCCTCCCCGAAGAGGAAGGACCGGCGGTCGCCCAAGAGCAGAGCCAGGAGCAGCTCCCTGTCGCCATCCCCCTCTCACAAACCCGGCAAACCCAGGAGGGTCCGCGCAGACGAACTGGAACACGGCAAGCCCAGCCGAGAGGACCGGCTCGCGCCAAAGAAGAACCAATCGGAGAGCAGGAGGTCGAAGAGGCCGGCGGAGGACCGGCACTCCGAGTCCAGAGACTCTCATTCCCCGCGGAGCCACGACGGAGGCAGCAAGGAGACGAAGGACGCTCCTCACCGCTGGAGGAGCGGCTGGGAGGAGAACAAACA TCTGAAGCTGCCGGAGGACTCTCACGCGAAGCCTGGacctcagagacacaaacaGTACAGCACGCCGACTCGCCCCACCACCCCCCGAACCCCGAAGCATCGCCTCAGCGTGGACGCCAACCTGCAGATACCCGAAGTCCTCAACTCCGCCTCCAAGAAGGACCTGCTCAGGAGG gcCAGCAAGCGTCTGGAGAGCGGGGAGATTTCCCAGGAGGACTTCCTGAACATGGCCCACCAGATCAAACATTTCTTCCAGTATcaggaggagaagcagcagcactCCGAGACCTGGGACGGCTCCGGCAACTTCTCCGGCAAGAAGCAGCCGCTGCTCACCACGCCCCCCTCCGCTCAGCCCCGCCCCCACGACGGCATGGACGCCGCGGAGCTGACGTACTACGAGCACAAGTCCAAGCTGAGGAAGACGCAGGTCACCCACCGAGCCGCCGGGGAGGAGTGGGAGGGCGAGGGCAGTCCAGATGAGGCTGAGGAAGGTGGGCAGAGTGAGAAGGCGGGCGGGCGGAGCGCCGGACACCCGCCGCCACATAAATACAGCCGGGCGCCACGGGACCGGCAAG GTGAGAGAGAGTGGAACTCGCCGCTGACGGAGCGCCAGCGCTACGACGATCGCGAGGAGCAGAAGAGTGGCTACGACGCTCCGCGGAGGTACGGCCCGCCTGCTGACTCCAGACACCCCGACCCACGCAGGCCGGAGGGACCCCCGCCCTCTGGCACCGTGGTCCACAGGAACTGCCCGAGTCCGGCTGGTCTGGACGCCCCGGCCCCGAGGTTCGAGCGCGAGCGCCTGTCGCCTCTACACCAGAAGGACTCGGCAGAGGTGAGCCCGATCGCACGCTTCGAGAGTCCCAACAGTGAGCACTCCGACGACGGGCCCCTCAATCTGGATGTCCCCCCTCCTcatcccccccctccccccaaatCCATCCTCAAGGTGCCGCCCCGTGGAGGACCGCTGTCTTCTGTCCGACAGCACAGCGACTCCCCGGGACACACGCCACCGCACGACGGAGGACACCCTCCCTCCCGGTACGACGGGCACATGGGCCCCTCCAGACCGCACCCTCCGGGTTGGTACGAAGGCGGCGGCCCCGGGCGCTACGATGACTCGTCCCGGTTCGACAAGCCTCACCACCAGGGTCCCGGTAGGTTTGACGGTGGCGGTCCTCATCACAACATGCCAGAGAGGTTTGACGGACCCGGGCAGGTCGACGGACCCCACATGGCTCACGGGCCCATGAGAGGCGGAGATGGTATTGGGCGGTTTGACGGTCCACCTCACCCTCAAGGCCCTGGGAGGTTTGATGGTCCGATCGGTCAGCAGCCCCCAGTGAGGTTTGAGGGACAGGGGCCCGGACCGGGTCACTTTGAGGGTCCTATGCAGCGTTTTAACATGGCCCCGGGTCCTGGATCTGGACCAATGGGCTTCCAGCAGCAGAGGCCCATGCGCTTCGAGGGCCCTCCAAACCAGATGGGCCCGATGAGGTTCGAAGGCCCCGGTCCGATGCGCTTTGACGGGCCCGTCCAGCCGGGGCCCAGGTTTGACATACCCAACGTGCCCCATCAGGGCGCGCCCCCACACTACGAGTGCGCCCCTGGCCAGCAGGGCCCCATGAGGTTCGCTCCCCAACACAACCTGCAGCCCCCCATGAGGCAGATGGCCCCGCCCATCTACGAAAACCCAATGGTCCCCCAGCAGAACTTCAACATGGCCCCTCAGCGTTTCCCGGAGCCCATGAACCCTCAGTTCCCCGCGGGGCCGATGGCGTTCCCGGCTCAGCCGAACCTGCAGCAGGCAGGAAACTTCACCATGCAGCAGGCGCCGCCCTTCAGCCAGCTGGCCCCCGCCCCCTTCTACAGCCCGGCCGCCCCCGCCGTCGGCATGCAGCAGCCG gTCAACATGATGACGAACCTCAGCCAGCCCTTCCTGCCTCAGAACGCAGTGCCTTTCAGACCGCAGA CTCCGCAGGTCGTCCCTCCAGAGAACCATTTCGGTCAGGTGGACGTCAACGACCTGCTGTCCAAACTCATCTCCAACGGCATCATCAAACCCTCGCAGCCCGACGCCGCCGCCCCGCCCGCCGACGCCG AGTCGTCTTCTGCGGCGGCTCCGGCAGCTCCTccgttggaggaggaggaagaggaggagcaggagccggaggtggaggaggaagacgtCCCAGACCTCACCGGCTTCACCATCGATGACATGAAACA GCGTTACGAGAGCGTGGTGACCAAGCTGTACTCGGGGAACCAGTGCTGTCTGTGCAGCATGAGGTTCACCGCCGCTCAGACCGACATGTACGCCGACCACCTGGACTGGCACTTCAGGCAGAACCACGCCGGGAAGGTCGCCAGCAAGAAGATCACGCACCGCCGCTGGTACTACACCCTCAGG gactgGATCGAGTTTGAGGAGATCGCCGACCTGGAGGAGCGAGCGAAGAGTCACTTCTTCGAGAAGGAGAACGAGGAGGAGGTCCAGAAGAGCCAGGCGGCCGCGAAGGAGAAGGAGTTCCAGAGCGTGAAAGCCACCAAGGACCAAGTGGGCGAG TTGTGTGAAATCTGTCAGGAGCCGTTCGAGACGTactgggtggaggaggaggaggactggtTCCTGAAGAACGCCATCAGGGTCGACGACAAG AACTTCCATCCCTCCTGCTTCGAAGATTATAAAAAC ACGTCCTCGTACCTCGACGTCACGCCGTCGCCCAACAAGGTGCTCGCTGACCACCCGCTGAGCGCCTTCGtgaagaaggaagaggaggaggaggaggatacTTCCTGTGCTGTCGCCGCCGCCTCGCTCAAACAGGAAGTCGAGTCTGAGGCCGGCGAGCTTCCCGATGTGAaaaaggaggagcaggaggttTTAACAGACGAAGTGCAATCTGATCAGAATAAACAGTAA